One Archangium violaceum genomic window, GTGGAACGCTCGCGGTGCTCGCGGTGGTGTTGCACCGGCTGCCGCTGGGTCTGGGGCTGTGGTGGCTCGTCCGGCCGGTGGTGGGCACCCTGGGCGCCAGTGCGCTGCTGGTGACGGTGGCGCTCGTCGGGGGCGTGGGTCTGGGCTGGGGCGGCTCCGTTCTCGAGCCCGGCCTGCTCCGGGTGGCCGCCCTCCTCCAGGCCTTCACCGCGGGCGCATTCCTCCCCGCCCTCTTCCGGGGACGCGCGGGCAATGCAGAGGGGCCCGCACAGAGGCTCGCCGCGGGGCTGGGGGCCGTCGCGGCCATGGCGCTGCTGGTGCTCGTCTCCCACGCGCACCCCCTCCTGGGCGCACAGCCCGGGGAGCTCGGCGCGGGCACCACCTTCCTCCACCTGTCGCTGGAGACAGCACCCGCCCTGCTGGCCGCCTATGTCCTCACGGGCCTCTTCCAGGCCCTGCTCGGTGAGGCCTCGCTGGGCTGGCTCGGTCGCGGCTCCTCCCTGTCGCGGGCCTTGCGCGGCACCGTGGTGGGCCTGCCGCTGGCGCTGTGCTCGTGTGGGGTGTTGCCCGTGTACCGCGGCCTCATCCGCAAGGGCGTTCCCATCGCAGCCGCGCTGTCCTTCCTGGTGGCCGCGCCGGAGCTGGGCGTGAGCGCCGTCCTCGTCTCGGTGCCGCTGATTGGCTGGCCCCTCACGCTGGCACGCCTGGGAGGTGCCTTCGTCGTGGCCGTGCTCTCCGGCGTCCTCGTGAGCCGCCTGGTTCCGGCCTCACGGGCGGTGGCCATGGCCTCCCCGGCAACGGGCCCCACCCCGCCCCTGCGCCAGCGGCTGGCCCACGGGCTGCGCGAGGGGCTCGTCGAGTCGGTGGACCACACGGCGCCCTGGATTCTCGTGGGGATGGGGATGGCGGCGCTGGTGGAGCCTCTGCTGGCGGCCGAGTGGCTCTCGCGCCTGCCTCCGGGTCTGGACGTGCCCCTCTTCGCGCTGCTGGGCGTGCCCAGCTTCGTGTGCGCCTCGGGGGCCACGCCGCTGGTGGCGGTGCTGCTGCACAAGGGCCTGTCGCCGGGTGCCGCGCTGGCCTTCCTCATCACCGGACCCGCCACCAACGTCACCACCTTCGCGGTGATGTCCCGGCTGCACGGGCGCAAGGTGACGCTGGCCTTCGGTGCGGTGGTGGCGGTCAGCTCCGTCGGACTGGGCCTGGCGCTCAACATGCTGCTCCCGGCGCAGACGGGCCTCGCCCACCAACCGCAGCACGCGGAACACGAGGGGCTGGTGGAGTGGGTGGGGCTGGTGCTGCTGGGCGCGCTCTTCCTCGCCTCGCTGCTGCGACAGGGCCCACGGGGCTTCCTCGCGCAGCTGCTGCCTGGTGGAGACCCTGGCGAGAGCACGTTGCCCACCGGCGACAAGCTGTCGGAACTGCATGTTCACGGGCCGGCATGCGGCCACGACCACGGGCACCACGGTCCCGCGCATGCGCGCCCCCACCACGAGCACGGGCCGGGCTGCACCCATTCACACTCCAGCTCCGAGGCCCGTGCGCCCCTCATCCTGCTCCCCCAGGCGCACGTCCACGGCCCCGAGTGCCAGAACGGCGCGGCCTGCTCCCACGGCAGGCCGGGAGCATAGGCCGGCACCCGGAGGGGGACACGGAGGGCCCGTCGTGGGCCGGGGCGCGCACCTCGTCGTGGTGATTCAGGCTTCGCGGCCGTGCGCCGCCGCTGTCAGCTGCGAGGTATCGACGCGGACGAAGATCGAATCACCGATCGCGGTCAGCACATCGCCGGCGTAGACCTCGCAGATGACCCGGCTCTTGCGGCCGACCTCGCCTTCGACACGCGCGCGAAGGGTGAGCGGCACCCCCATGGGCGTGGGCTTGATGAACTTGACGCCGAGGTTGCCGGTGACGCATTCGATCCGCGGCAGACTGCCGGGTTCGCGACCCTCGGCCCGGAAGTGGTAGGCCATCGCGGTCCAGTTCGAGTGACAGTCGACCAGCATCGCGATCAGACCGCCGTACACGAGATCGGGCCAACCACTGTATTTGGCCTCGGGGGTGTGCCTGGCCATGACGTGGATGCCGTCGTCATGCCAGTAGCTCTTGATGTGCAAGCCATGCGGATTGTTGCAGCCACAGCCGTAGCAGATGCCTTCTGGCGCGGCGATTTCTTGCAGAGATGCGGTTTCCATGGATGGGACCTCGTCTGGCACGTAGAGGGAGGAGACTATCGACCTGGCAGGCAGATTGCGCGGTGATGCTTCATGACACCCGCCTCCGCTTCGACGAGCGCCCGCAGGTGGGCGGCGCGCCTGCAGTTGCTCGGCTCGGACGTGGCCTTCGCCCTGATGGCGGTGCTGGCGCGACGGCTGTCGCGCCCGGACGCGGGCTTCGACGCGGGGCAGCTCACCGTGGTGCGCTTCGTGGTGGGCGCGCTGGTGAGCCTCGTCGTCTTCTGGCTGCGGCCCGGCCTCTACCGTCCCGTCAATTACCGGCTGCTCATCACGCGCGGCCTGTCGGGAGGCGTCGTGGTGGTGCTCTACTTCAGTGCGCTCGAGCGCATCCCCACCGGCGAGGCGAGCCTCCTCTACAATCTCTTCCCCGTCATCGCCACGGTGATGTCCTTCTTCACCTTCGACGAGCGGCCCACCGCGCACCTGCTGGGAGCGGTGCTGCTGGCCACCGCGGGCGTGGCACTGGTGCTCGGTGGTGGCTCGCTGCGGCTGGGGGTGGGACTGGGCGAGGCGGCGGCGCTGGGAGCCGCCTTCTTCGCCGCCGCCAGCGCCAATGTCATCCGCGCCATGCGCGCCACCGACAACGCGCCCACCATCTTCTTCTTCTTCAGCCTGGCGGGGCTACCGGTGGCCGCGCCCTTCGCCCTCGCGCCCTGGCCCGCCCACGTGGGCTTCTGGGGCCTGGCCCTGCTCATGGGGCTGGTGGCCTTCGTGGCGCAGGTGCTGATGACGGAGGCGTACGGCGAGCTGTCCATCCCCGAGGCCAGTGTCTGGCTGCAACTCACCCCCCTGGCCAGCTACCTGTTGGCCGCGCTGCTGCTGGGTGAGCCTCTGTCGGCGCTGGGACTCGTGGGCGTGCTCCTGGGCGTGATTGGCGTCGCGTACGGAACGGCCTTCGGCCTTCGGCCACGCAAGGGGTAGCATCCCAACGCGTGGTTGACGCGCCCTAGGAGAGCTGAACGCGCCCGGCCGCCGCGGTGGATTTCACCCGGCACGCCGCGGTGGACCCGCGAGCCGTCCTCGACGAGGCATTCAACCGCCTCCGCGAGCACTTCACCGAGGCGGAGGTGCCAGAACTGCGCGCGCCTATATCTCCTTCATCAGCGCCGCGCAGCGCTTGATGGCCCTGCTCCAGTTGGCGCCTGTCCGCGACGTGCCCACGGCGCGGACAGGCCTGACAACAGCCATCGAGAGAGGTGGCTCCAGCAAAAGGTGGCCTCCCTTGAGTTCCCCGCAGACCGTCATCCCGCGCTGTCACCCGCCAACCCGCTTCGTGATAATGTAACAGTCTTTCAACTCCAAAGCGGAAAGCTCGCACCCATCAAGCAGGTGACGGACGATGACCGCGGCGAATAACAGACTCTCTATATTTTACATGAAAAACCAACCGAACGTCCCGCGGAATCAGCACCAGACGCCAGGCGAAGAACGGACCCGGATGCATTCACATCCATCGGAAAGCGCCCGTCGCTCCGCCAGAGGTCGCGGAGCGCATCCAATTCCCGGATTGGGGCAAGGACGCGGTAACAGTATCCGGACCACAGCTCAAGGATAAACACCAAGGCCGGAAGCGCCCTGACGAATCAGCAACTTCCGGCCTCGAAGCCAGACGGTGCTTTCGTGCGGAGGCGTGGTGGTGCTTTCGAACACCCTGGGCTCCGGCGCTCACGTCAGAGCCGGCCCGCCAGGGTCGCGATCATGAGCAGCAGATCATCGGCAGGCACGGGCTTGGCCAGATGCATCTGGAAGCCAGCGAGCAGCGCCTTGCGCCGGTCCTCCGGACGCGCGTGGGCGGTGATGGCCAGGGCGGGTACCCGCCCGCCACGCTCCACCGGAAGCGCCCGGACGCGCCGCAGGAACGTGTAGCCATCCTCCCCCGGCATGCCGATGTCCGAGATGAGCACATCCGGCTTGCCCTGCTGCAGGAGCTCCCAGGCCTCGGCGGTGGAGCCGGCGGCCTTCACGTGAAGCCCGCAGCGCTCCAGCATGGTCACGAGCATCTCGCGCACGTCCGGCTCGTCCTCGACGAGCAGCACCCGCAGGCCCGCGATCCCCTCCGGGCAATCGAAGGTAGACGCCTCGGCCGAGGCCGGGTTCGCGTTTTGATTCGTCACGCGCAGCGGAGAGATGGGCAAGCACACGACGAACGTCGCCCCCTTGCCCGTCCCCTCGCTCGCAACGGAGACGCTTCCCCCGTGCAACTCGACCAGGTGGCGCACGATCGACAGCCCCAGCCCCAGCCCTCCATGGCGCCGGGTCGCGCTGGAGTCCGCCTGGCGGAAGCGCTCGAAGACATAGGGCAGGAACTCCGGGGCAATGCCCTGCCCCGTGTCGCGCACCGTGAGTTCCGCCGAGGAGCTCACCCGGCGCAAGGTGACGTGGACGCGTCCGCCCTTGGGCGTGAACTTCACCGCGTTCGTGAGGAGGTTCCAGGCGACCTGCTGCAGTCGCTGCGCGTCCCCCATCACCGGGCCCAGGGTGTCGTCCAGCGCCATCTGGAGGCGGATGTCCTTGGCCTGGGCCGCGGGCGTAACGGACTCCACGGCGGCCCGGACGACGTCCTCGAGCTGGAGGGACGCGATCTCCAGACGCAGCTTGCCGGAGATGATGCGGCTGACGTCCAGCAGATCCTCGATGAGCTGCGCCTGCGACTTCGCGTTGCGCTCGATGATCTCCAGCGCCCGGGACTGTTTCTCGGGGGAGAGCGTGCCGTTGCGCAGCATCTGCACCCAGCCCAGCATGGAGGTCAGGGGCGTCCTCAGCTCGTGCGACGTCACGGAGAGGAACTCGTCGCGCATCCTGACCGCGGCCTCGAGCTGTTGAAGCAACCCCTCGCGCTCACGCTGCAGCTTCACCTGCCCGGTGGTGTCCTGCAGCACCAGCAGGAAGCCGCCCGGCCCCGTCGTGTCCTCGGGCAGGGGCGCCAGGGAGGCCTCGAGGAACTGCGGCCCGCTCGGGCCCTCCGACTCGAGCAGCGCCTGGGCCGGGGCACCGGTCGCCCGCGCCTTCTCCATGAGCGCCTCGAAGCCCGGCGGCAGCAGCCACACCAACGGCGCCCTCGCGAGCCCCTCCTCGGCCTGCCCCAGGATTCGCCGCGCCGCCGGGTTGCTCACCAGCACGTGGCCCTCCGCATCGAGCGCCAGGATGCCCAGGGGCGCGAGCTCCAGCAGGCGATCGAGGACGACCGAGGGCCTCGGCCGGACCGGCTCCACGGCCAGGAGCCGCGAGGAGACGGCCTGGAGCGTACGCTGGTGCTCGCGCCGCAGCCGCGTCTC contains:
- a CDS encoding permease; this encodes MALPLSLAAWVLAPLVGWCVRGRRPATAALEGLVFVALGGMVLVHILPHSLSLAGMGALGAAGVGLGLALALGRKLPSAAGLVLAVVGLAVHAALEGRALSLHGAGSGTLAVLAVVLHRLPLGLGLWWLVRPVVGTLGASALLVTVALVGGVGLGWGGSVLEPGLLRVAALLQAFTAGAFLPALFRGRAGNAEGPAQRLAAGLGAVAAMALLVLVSHAHPLLGAQPGELGAGTTFLHLSLETAPALLAAYVLTGLFQALLGEASLGWLGRGSSLSRALRGTVVGLPLALCSCGVLPVYRGLIRKGVPIAAALSFLVAAPELGVSAVLVSVPLIGWPLTLARLGGAFVVAVLSGVLVSRLVPASRAVAMASPATGPTPPLRQRLAHGLREGLVESVDHTAPWILVGMGMAALVEPLLAAEWLSRLPPGLDVPLFALLGVPSFVCASGATPLVAVLLHKGLSPGAALAFLITGPATNVTTFAVMSRLHGRKVTLAFGAVVAVSSVGLGLALNMLLPAQTGLAHQPQHAEHEGLVEWVGLVLLGALFLASLLRQGPRGFLAQLLPGGDPGESTLPTGDKLSELHVHGPACGHDHGHHGPAHARPHHEHGPGCTHSHSSSEARAPLILLPQAHVHGPECQNGAACSHGRPGA
- a CDS encoding PaaI family thioesterase yields the protein METASLQEIAAPEGICYGCGCNNPHGLHIKSYWHDDGIHVMARHTPEAKYSGWPDLVYGGLIAMLVDCHSNWTAMAYHFRAEGREPGSLPRIECVTGNLGVKFIKPTPMGVPLTLRARVEGEVGRKSRVICEVYAGDVLTAIGDSIFVRVDTSQLTAAAHGREA
- a CDS encoding DMT family transporter: MTPASASTSARRWAARLQLLGSDVAFALMAVLARRLSRPDAGFDAGQLTVVRFVVGALVSLVVFWLRPGLYRPVNYRLLITRGLSGGVVVVLYFSALERIPTGEASLLYNLFPVIATVMSFFTFDERPTAHLLGAVLLATAGVALVLGGGSLRLGVGLGEAAALGAAFFAAASANVIRAMRATDNAPTIFFFFSLAGLPVAAPFALAPWPAHVGFWGLALLMGLVAFVAQVLMTEAYGELSIPEASVWLQLTPLASYLLAALLLGEPLSALGLVGVLLGVIGVAYGTAFGLRPRKG
- a CDS encoding ATP-binding response regulator; this encodes MDTNSAGALRERCGAQDVTLEQVPSADEALARFESSPGAFDALVIGPLERQPLPLAQRVVRLDRDVSVLVLAAPEQLESLRATFRYTPFLGQRTRLHGAEGVAKLAGELQRAVQETRLRREHQRTLQAVSSRLLAVEPVRPRPSVVLDRLLELAPLGILALDAEGHVLVSNPAARRILGQAEEGLARAPLVWLLPPGFEALMEKARATGAPAQALLESEGPSGPQFLEASLAPLPEDTTGPGGFLLVLQDTTGQVKLQREREGLLQQLEAAVRMRDEFLSVTSHELRTPLTSMLGWVQMLRNGTLSPEKQSRALEIIERNAKSQAQLIEDLLDVSRIISGKLRLEIASLQLEDVVRAAVESVTPAAQAKDIRLQMALDDTLGPVMGDAQRLQQVAWNLLTNAVKFTPKGGRVHVTLRRVSSSAELTVRDTGQGIAPEFLPYVFERFRQADSSATRRHGGLGLGLSIVRHLVELHGGSVSVASEGTGKGATFVVCLPISPLRVTNQNANPASAEASTFDCPEGIAGLRVLLVEDEPDVREMLVTMLERCGLHVKAAGSTAEAWELLQQGKPDVLISDIGMPGEDGYTFLRRVRALPVERGGRVPALAITAHARPEDRRKALLAGFQMHLAKPVPADDLLLMIATLAGRL